A part of Chitinimonas koreensis genomic DNA contains:
- the pnuC gene encoding nicotinamide riboside transporter PnuC has protein sequence MTSPAEIAANAIFATSVWLSARNSPHNWWVGLIGSVLFVWVFYGKQLYADATLQLFFIVTSLIGWWQWLHGGEGAQLPVRRTPRPWLAAAVLAALAVTAGYGLLLHRFTDAYAPFVDSAVLAVSALGQLLLMNRRIETWYAWLVVDAIAVPLYLSRGLYFTAALYAAYWINAWYGLRRWRRELR, from the coding sequence ATGACCTCCCCCGCCGAAATCGCCGCCAACGCCATCTTCGCCACCTCGGTCTGGCTGTCGGCCCGCAACAGCCCGCACAACTGGTGGGTCGGCCTGATCGGCAGCGTGCTGTTCGTCTGGGTGTTCTACGGCAAGCAGCTCTATGCCGACGCCACGCTGCAGCTGTTCTTCATCGTCACCAGCCTGATCGGCTGGTGGCAATGGCTGCACGGCGGGGAGGGGGCGCAATTGCCGGTGCGCCGTACGCCGCGGCCGTGGCTGGCGGCCGCTGTGCTGGCCGCGCTGGCGGTGACGGCCGGCTATGGGCTGCTGCTGCACCGCTTCACCGATGCCTACGCGCCCTTCGTCGATTCGGCGGTGTTGGCGGTCAGCGCGCTGGGCCAGCTGCTGCTGATGAACCGCCGCATCGAGACCTGGTACGCCTGGCTGGTCGTCGACGCCATCGCCGTGCCGCTCTATCTCTCGCGCGGGCTTTACTTCACGGCGGCGCTCTATGCGGCGTACTGGATCAACGCCTGGTACGGGCTGCGGCGCTGGCGGCGCGAATTGCGATAG
- a CDS encoding DHA2 family efflux MFS transporter permease subunit, producing MSSPQPLPPLKGSQLVWATIALSLATFMNVLDTTIANVSIPSIAGDVGVSPSQGTWVITSFAVANAISVPLTGWLTQRFGQVKLFVTSILLFVLSSLLCGMATSLEMLIAFRVMQGAVAGPMIPLSQALLLASYPKAKSGLALAMWAMTTMVAPVLGPILGGWLSDNLSWPWIFYINIPTGLFAAWLTWTLLRHRESPTRRLPIDKVGLGLLVVWVGALQIMLDKGKELDWFASGEIVLLGVVALVAFAFFLVWELTEKHPIVDLKLFSRANFSVGVTALSLGYGLFFANVVLMPLWLQQYMGYTATWAGLVTAPIGVLALLMSPVIGKNIHRLDVRWVASFSFAVFAAVCFLRAGFSTDSDMGQIVFPQLLQGAAMATFFVPLTALTLSGLTPDRIPAASGLANFVRITFGAFGASVATTVWENRAAHHHARLTEHVTAFDPAAQQALGNLAGAGLNPQQALGALDRTITVQSFTLAADDFFWISGGLFVLLIGLLWLTKPNKAPGGAAADAGGAH from the coding sequence ATGAGCAGCCCGCAACCCCTCCCGCCCCTCAAGGGCAGCCAGCTCGTCTGGGCCACCATCGCCCTGTCGCTGGCCACCTTCATGAACGTGCTCGACACCACCATCGCCAACGTGTCGATCCCGTCGATCGCCGGCGACGTCGGCGTCAGCCCCTCGCAGGGCACCTGGGTCATCACCTCGTTCGCGGTGGCCAATGCCATCTCGGTGCCGCTGACCGGCTGGCTCACCCAGCGCTTCGGCCAGGTCAAGCTGTTCGTCACCTCGATCCTCTTGTTCGTGTTGTCCTCGCTGCTGTGCGGCATGGCCACCAGCCTCGAAATGCTGATCGCCTTCCGCGTCATGCAGGGCGCGGTGGCCGGGCCGATGATCCCGCTATCGCAGGCGCTCTTGCTGGCGAGCTACCCCAAGGCCAAGTCCGGCCTGGCGCTGGCGATGTGGGCGATGACCACCATGGTGGCGCCGGTGCTCGGTCCCATCCTCGGCGGCTGGTTGTCGGACAACCTGTCCTGGCCGTGGATCTTCTACATCAACATCCCGACCGGCCTGTTCGCCGCCTGGCTGACCTGGACGCTGCTGCGCCATCGCGAGTCGCCGACGCGCCGGCTGCCGATCGACAAGGTCGGCCTAGGCCTCTTGGTGGTGTGGGTCGGCGCCTTGCAGATCATGCTCGACAAGGGCAAGGAACTGGACTGGTTCGCTTCGGGCGAGATCGTGCTGCTGGGCGTGGTGGCGCTGGTCGCCTTCGCCTTCTTCCTGGTATGGGAGCTGACCGAGAAGCACCCGATCGTCGATCTCAAGCTGTTCTCGCGCGCCAACTTCAGCGTCGGCGTGACCGCGCTGTCGCTGGGCTACGGCCTGTTCTTCGCCAACGTGGTGCTGATGCCGCTGTGGCTGCAGCAGTACATGGGCTACACCGCCACCTGGGCCGGCCTGGTCACCGCGCCGATCGGGGTGCTGGCGCTGCTGATGTCGCCGGTGATCGGCAAGAACATCCACCGGCTCGACGTGCGCTGGGTGGCGAGCTTCTCGTTCGCGGTATTCGCCGCGGTCTGCTTCCTGCGCGCCGGCTTCAGCACCGACAGCGACATGGGCCAGATCGTGTTCCCGCAGCTCTTGCAGGGCGCCGCGATGGCCACCTTCTTCGTGCCGCTGACCGCGCTGACGCTGTCGGGCCTGACCCCCGACCGCATCCCGGCCGCCTCGGGCCTGGCCAACTTCGTGCGCATCACCTTCGGCGCCTTCGGTGCCTCGGTGGCCACCACGGTGTGGGAAAACCGCGCGGCGCATCATCATGCGCGGCTGACCGAGCATGTGACGGCGTTCGATCCGGCGGCGCAGCAGGCATTAGGTAATCTGGCCGGCGCCGGGTTGAATCCGCAGCAGGCGCTGGGGGCGCTGGACCGGACCATCACGGTGCAGTCGTTCACGCTGGCGGCCGATGATTTCTTCTGGATTTCGGGCGGCTTGTTCGTGTTGCTGATCGGGTTGCTGTGGCTGACCAAGCCGAACAAGGCGCCGGGTGGGGCTGCGGCGGATGCGGGCGGGGCGCATTGA
- a CDS encoding HlyD family secretion protein, with protein sequence MTTPTQTQAPAAENGRRKPLLLALAGAFGLAAVAYGVYWYSHGRYYVETDNAYVAGNVVQVTPQTAGTIVAIAADDTDFVEAGQPLVVLDAADAQLALETAEVQLGQTVRETRTLYANDGTLRATVTLREADLARAKQDLQRRQALAGTGAVAGEEIQHARDALKAAEAGVQAAREQLAANQALIARTTPKSHPNVQRAALKVKEAQLALSRTTVPAPVSGFVARRAAQPGQRVGVGAPLMAVVPLDQLWVDANFKESQLRDMRMGQPVTLRADVYGDEVVYHGKVAGFAAGTGAAFSLLPAQNATGNWIKVVQRLPVRIALDAKEIAEHPLRVGLSMRAEVETHDKSGPQLASVRRTAPVAETRVFDGLIKTAAGKAAAVLNAEAGQ encoded by the coding sequence ATGACCACCCCCACCCAGACCCAAGCCCCGGCCGCCGAGAACGGCCGCCGCAAACCGCTGCTGCTGGCGCTGGCCGGCGCCTTCGGCCTCGCCGCCGTCGCCTACGGCGTCTACTGGTATTCGCACGGCCGCTACTACGTCGAGACCGACAACGCCTACGTCGCCGGCAACGTGGTGCAGGTGACGCCGCAGACTGCCGGCACCATCGTCGCCATCGCCGCCGACGACACCGATTTCGTCGAGGCCGGCCAGCCGCTGGTGGTGCTCGACGCCGCCGACGCCCAGCTGGCGCTGGAGACCGCCGAGGTCCAGCTCGGCCAGACGGTGCGCGAGACGCGCACGCTGTACGCCAACGACGGCACCCTGCGCGCCACCGTGACGCTGCGCGAGGCCGACCTGGCCCGCGCGAAGCAAGACTTGCAGCGGCGCCAGGCGCTGGCCGGCACCGGCGCGGTGGCGGGCGAGGAGATCCAGCATGCGCGCGACGCGCTCAAGGCCGCCGAGGCCGGCGTTCAGGCCGCACGCGAGCAACTGGCCGCCAACCAGGCGCTGATCGCCCGCACCACGCCCAAGAGCCACCCCAACGTGCAGCGTGCCGCGCTCAAGGTGAAGGAGGCGCAACTGGCGCTGTCGCGCACCACGGTGCCGGCGCCGGTGTCGGGCTTCGTCGCCCGCCGCGCGGCCCAGCCGGGCCAGCGCGTCGGCGTCGGTGCGCCCTTGATGGCGGTGGTGCCGCTCGACCAGCTGTGGGTCGACGCCAACTTCAAGGAAAGCCAGCTGCGCGACATGCGCATGGGCCAGCCGGTGACGCTGCGCGCCGACGTCTACGGCGACGAGGTGGTCTACCACGGCAAGGTGGCCGGCTTCGCCGCCGGCACCGGCGCGGCCTTCTCGCTGCTGCCGGCGCAGAACGCCACCGGCAACTGGATCAAGGTGGTGCAGCGCCTGCCGGTGCGCATCGCGCTCGACGCCAAGGAGATCGCCGAGCATCCGCTGCGGGTCGGCCTGTCGATGCGGGCCGAGGTGGAGACCCACGACAAGAGCGGCCCGCAGCTGGCCAGCGTGCGCCGCACCGCGCCGGTGGCCGAGACGCGGGTGTTCGACGGGCTGATCAAGACCGCCGCGGGCAAGGCGGCGGCGGTGCTGAATGCGGAGGCGGGGCAGTAG
- a CDS encoding efflux transporter outer membrane subunit, producing the protein MRHRPLKLILPLVAAAVLSACASMGDSRTTGKPIDAAALAGGATLGQAPAAAWPMPRWWQALGDPALDALVDEAMAGSPGLAAAQARIARAQALAGLSEANGGPQLGLSADVSRQRFSENYMQPAPLAGSVRDSGRLALDGSWELDFFGKHRAELDAALSRGRAAGFEAEAVRLALATGLARAWVQLDREYAGQDLLTATLRQRERVAELSARRVKAGLDAQSDAKVATAGVATMRQEIEASRERIALLRNQIAALTGAGPARGEALARPRMAPAGAVGVPASLPAELVARRPDIAAQQARIEASLRDIDAARTLFYPNVNLVGFVGLQSLGMGNLFDGGSRIAGIGPALRLPIFDGGRLRANLKVSQADFDAAAAQYNGLVVDAFREVADAVAASQGVARQRAEQQRAEADLREAYGIAEARYGQGLGNQLAVLAVEDRLLAQQRSGVELAARERLAWVDLNRALGGGFTARSDRTRSDIQDKTAAR; encoded by the coding sequence ATGCGCCACCGACCTCTCAAACTGATCCTGCCGCTCGTGGCGGCCGCCGTGCTGAGCGCCTGCGCCAGCATGGGCGACAGCCGGACCACGGGGAAACCGATCGACGCCGCGGCGCTGGCCGGCGGTGCCACGCTGGGCCAGGCGCCGGCCGCCGCCTGGCCGATGCCGCGCTGGTGGCAGGCGCTCGGCGATCCGGCGCTCGACGCCCTGGTCGACGAGGCGATGGCCGGCTCGCCGGGCCTCGCCGCCGCGCAGGCCCGCATCGCCCGCGCGCAGGCGTTGGCCGGCCTGAGCGAGGCCAATGGCGGCCCGCAGCTCGGCCTGAGCGCCGACGTATCGCGCCAGCGCTTCAGCGAGAACTACATGCAGCCGGCGCCGCTGGCCGGCAGCGTGCGCGACAGCGGCCGGCTGGCGCTGGACGGCAGTTGGGAGCTCGACTTCTTCGGCAAGCACCGCGCCGAGCTCGACGCCGCGCTGAGCCGCGGCCGCGCCGCCGGCTTCGAGGCCGAGGCGGTGCGGCTGGCGCTGGCGACCGGCCTGGCCCGCGCCTGGGTGCAGCTCGACCGCGAATACGCCGGCCAGGACCTGCTGACCGCCACGCTGCGCCAGCGCGAGCGGGTGGCCGAGCTGAGCGCCCGCCGGGTCAAGGCCGGGCTCGACGCGCAGAGCGACGCCAAGGTCGCCACCGCCGGCGTCGCCACCATGCGGCAGGAGATCGAGGCGAGCCGCGAGCGCATCGCGCTGCTGCGCAACCAGATCGCCGCGCTGACCGGCGCCGGTCCCGCCCGCGGCGAGGCGCTGGCGCGGCCCCGGATGGCGCCGGCCGGCGCGGTCGGCGTGCCGGCCAGCCTGCCGGCCGAGCTGGTGGCGCGGCGGCCCGACATCGCCGCCCAGCAGGCGCGGATCGAGGCCTCGCTGCGCGACATCGACGCCGCCCGCACGCTGTTCTATCCCAACGTCAACCTGGTCGGCTTCGTCGGCCTGCAGTCGCTCGGCATGGGCAATCTGTTCGACGGCGGCAGCCGCATCGCCGGCATCGGTCCGGCGCTGCGCCTGCCGATCTTCGACGGCGGCCGGCTGCGCGCCAACCTCAAGGTGAGCCAGGCCGACTTCGACGCCGCCGCGGCGCAATACAACGGCCTGGTGGTCGACGCCTTCCGCGAGGTGGCCGACGCGGTCGCCGCCAGCCAGGGCGTGGCCCGCCAGCGCGCCGAGCAGCAGCGCGCCGAAGCCGACCTGCGCGAGGCCTACGGCATCGCCGAGGCGCGCTACGGCCAGGGCCTGGGCAACCAGCTGGCGGTGCTGGCGGTGGAAGACCGCCTGCTGGCCCAGCAGCGCAGCGGCGTCGAGCTGGCCGCGCGCGAGCGGCTGGCCTGGGTCGACCTCAACCGCGCGCTGGGCGGCGGCTTCACGGCCCGATCCGACCGCACCCGTTCCGACATCCAAGACAAGACGGCGGCGCGCTGA
- a CDS encoding MarR family winged helix-turn-helix transcriptional regulator gives MAASFYHVDTYSSGESLGFLLNQVQVRLHDTLNTELAPTGISFPQWKALMLVYHGRAETAADLSRCNLTDTGSTTRMVDRLEEKGFLRRVRSEADRRLVKLELTDAGRALMPAMIAAVVKVLNTFLDGFSAEEFAQLKDMLHRMIANTPTTPQQPPAD, from the coding sequence TTGGCCGCATCCTTCTACCATGTCGACACCTACTCGTCGGGCGAGAGCCTCGGGTTTCTGCTCAACCAGGTCCAGGTGCGGCTGCACGACACGCTCAACACCGAGCTGGCGCCGACCGGCATCAGCTTTCCGCAGTGGAAGGCGCTGATGCTGGTCTATCACGGCCGGGCCGAGACCGCCGCCGACCTGAGCCGCTGCAACCTGACCGACACCGGCTCGACCACCCGGATGGTCGATCGGCTCGAGGAAAAGGGCTTCCTGCGCCGGGTGCGCAGCGAGGCGGACCGCCGGCTGGTGAAGCTCGAGCTGACCGATGCCGGCCGCGCGCTGATGCCGGCCATGATCGCGGCGGTGGTCAAGGTGCTCAACACCTTCCTCGACGGCTTCAGCGCCGAGGAATTCGCCCAGCTCAAGGACATGCTGCACCGGATGATCGCCAACACGCCGACCACGCCGCAGCAACCGCCGGCCGATTGA
- a CDS encoding DUF4142 domain-containing protein, translated as MPTSALVRVFPALLALALAAAPLQAGGLRLQPNDEEFVLRAIERGEAEAEASRLARQRTQDPALRALARQIETASAERVRRLRQLARQEGMTLPRRALPRPQLASLRGLQDGDFDRAYLEAIALDSQRTELDRHLQQADSGVNPVLRRQARRAVPVLERQVAEAQRLAEQAAQRQARD; from the coding sequence ATGCCCACCTCCGCCCTCGTCCGCGTCTTCCCCGCCCTGCTCGCCCTCGCGCTGGCGGCCGCTCCGCTCCAGGCCGGCGGCCTGCGGCTGCAACCCAACGACGAGGAATTCGTGCTGCGCGCCATCGAGCGCGGCGAAGCCGAGGCCGAAGCCAGCCGGCTGGCGCGGCAACGCACGCAGGATCCGGCGCTGCGGGCGCTGGCACGGCAGATCGAAACGGCCAGCGCCGAGCGCGTCCGCCGCCTGCGCCAGCTGGCGCGGCAGGAAGGCATGACGCTGCCGCGCCGCGCGCTGCCCAGGCCGCAGCTGGCCTCGCTGCGCGGCTTGCAGGACGGCGACTTCGACCGCGCCTACCTCGAGGCCATCGCGCTCGATTCGCAGCGCACCGAGCTCGACCGCCATCTGCAGCAGGCCGACAGCGGCGTGAACCCAGTCCTGCGCCGCCAGGCGCGCCGTGCCGTGCCGGTGCTGGAACGGCAGGTGGCCGAGGCGCAGCGGCTGGCCGAACAGGCGGCGCAACGCCAGGCGCGCGACTGA
- a CDS encoding PA2169 family four-helix-bundle protein — translation MNDSEIVDTLNTLLETSRDGELGFENCARYVEATQLKTLFSQRATECHSAASALGQLITQYGGKPDEDGTLSGALHRGWVNVRGAVTGQDDVAMLEECERGEDVAKARYRKALEQPLPEPVRAIVQQQYDGVLRNHDQVRSLREQYRAAN, via the coding sequence ATGAACGACTCCGAAATCGTCGACACCCTCAACACCCTGCTCGAAACCAGCCGCGACGGCGAACTCGGCTTCGAGAACTGCGCGCGCTACGTCGAAGCCACCCAGCTCAAGACGCTGTTCTCGCAGCGCGCCACCGAGTGCCACAGCGCGGCCAGCGCGCTGGGCCAGCTGATCACCCAGTACGGCGGCAAGCCCGACGAGGACGGCACGCTGTCCGGCGCGCTGCATCGCGGCTGGGTGAACGTGCGCGGCGCGGTGACCGGCCAGGACGACGTCGCCATGCTCGAGGAATGCGAGCGCGGCGAGGACGTCGCCAAGGCGCGCTACCGCAAGGCGCTCGAACAGCCGCTGCCGGAGCCGGTGCGCGCCATCGTGCAGCAGCAGTACGACGGCGTGCTGCGCAATCACGACCAGGTGCGCAGCCTGCGCGAGCAGTACCGCGCCGCCAACTAG
- a CDS encoding TAXI family TRAP transporter solute-binding subunit: protein MPNPEAPRPSHSGGKRPGGKRPGGRKFVRAVLPERFRARVAAVSWRDLALTAGPFVLLFAVLAAVAIWFLNPAPPNTLTISSGPEGSAFHKQAERYRQILAREGIRLVVLESEGSLENLSRLRDPAAKVDVGFVLDGVSAEPADGSLVSLGSVSHQPVFMFYRGTEPITRLAQLAGKRVSIGRIGSGARVLALALFKANGIEPGHDTQLRGLEADDAVQELLDGEIDAVFLMGDSAKPETIRRLLFAPGIHMIDLAQAEAYTRKLPSLNRLRLPMGSIDLAQNIPQADTTLIAPNVELVARESLHPALSDLLIEAAREVHGRRNVLQEAGEFPVARAGDFPLSDDAARYYKYGKGFFYRTLPFWMASLFDRIVIVLLPIAVLLIPALRVLPWLYRWRIHSRIYPWYGALISLERGLLEGPAPADAERLRERLEEIELAVNRLDVPLAFVDQLYVLREHIAFVRRRLDGLGSEVDAVTE from the coding sequence ATGCCCAATCCCGAGGCCCCGCGCCCATCCCATTCCGGCGGCAAGCGGCCCGGCGGCAAGCGCCCCGGCGGCCGCAAGTTCGTGCGCGCCGTGCTGCCCGAGCGCTTTCGCGCGCGCGTCGCGGCGGTGTCCTGGCGCGACCTGGCGCTGACCGCCGGCCCCTTCGTGCTGCTGTTCGCCGTGCTGGCTGCGGTGGCGATCTGGTTCCTCAACCCGGCGCCGCCCAATACGCTCACCATCAGCAGCGGTCCCGAGGGCAGCGCCTTCCACAAGCAGGCCGAGCGCTATCGCCAGATCCTGGCGCGCGAGGGCATCCGTCTGGTGGTGCTGGAGTCGGAAGGCTCGCTGGAGAACCTGAGCCGGCTCAGGGATCCGGCTGCCAAGGTCGATGTCGGCTTCGTGCTCGACGGCGTCTCGGCCGAACCGGCCGACGGCAGCCTGGTCTCGCTCGGCAGCGTGTCGCACCAGCCGGTGTTCATGTTCTACCGCGGCACCGAGCCGATCACCCGGCTGGCGCAGCTGGCCGGCAAGCGCGTCTCGATCGGCCGCATCGGCAGCGGCGCGCGGGTGCTGGCGCTGGCGCTGTTCAAGGCCAACGGCATCGAGCCGGGCCACGACACGCAGCTGCGCGGACTGGAGGCCGACGACGCGGTGCAGGAACTGCTCGACGGCGAGATCGATGCGGTGTTCCTGATGGGCGATTCGGCCAAGCCGGAGACCATCCGCCGGCTGCTGTTCGCGCCCGGCATCCATATGATCGACCTGGCCCAGGCCGAGGCCTATACCCGCAAGCTGCCTTCGCTCAACCGCCTGCGGCTGCCGATGGGCAGCATCGACCTGGCGCAGAACATCCCGCAGGCTGATACCACGCTGATCGCGCCGAACGTCGAGCTGGTGGCGCGCGAGAGCCTGCACCCGGCGCTGTCGGACCTGCTGATCGAGGCGGCGCGCGAGGTGCACGGCCGCCGCAACGTACTGCAGGAGGCCGGCGAATTCCCGGTCGCGCGCGCCGGCGACTTCCCGCTCAGCGACGACGCGGCGCGCTACTACAAGTACGGCAAGGGTTTCTTCTATCGCACGCTGCCGTTCTGGATGGCCAGCCTGTTCGACCGCATCGTGATCGTGCTGCTGCCGATCGCGGTGCTGCTGATCCCGGCGCTGCGGGTGCTGCCCTGGCTGTACCGCTGGCGCATCCATTCGCGCATCTACCCGTGGTACGGCGCGCTGATCTCGCTCGAACGCGGCCTGCTCGAAGGCCCGGCGCCGGCCGACGCCGAACGGCTGCGCGAGCGGCTGGAGGAGATCGAACTGGCGGTCAACCGGCTCGACGTGCCGCTGGCCTTCGTCGACCAGCTCTACGTGCTGCGCGAGCACATCGCCTTCGTGCGCAGGCGGCTGGACGGGCTCGGAAGCGAGGTCGACGCGGTGACCGAATGA
- a CDS encoding LuxR family transcriptional regulator produces MQNWQYDQVLAMTDAKDPDKIFEQVVEFSRSLGFDYCAFGLRVPNSMTQPRMVLLNNYPEHWKKRYLERNYLAVDPSVRHCTRSVQPVVWSEALFSSTPALWDEAREHGLRHGWAQSMRDFTGALSMFTLARSDGDLGRAELARKTPEMSWLAQVAHTVLSAPLKEKLAPDNGAKLTFREVEILRWTADGKTSADIADILGLTERTVNFHINNVVAKLGAANRTAAVVRALTLGLLL; encoded by the coding sequence ATGCAGAACTGGCAGTACGACCAGGTTCTGGCGATGACCGACGCCAAGGACCCGGACAAGATCTTCGAGCAAGTGGTCGAATTCTCGCGTTCGCTGGGTTTCGACTACTGCGCTTTCGGCCTGCGCGTGCCCAATTCGATGACGCAGCCGCGCATGGTGCTGCTCAACAACTATCCCGAACACTGGAAGAAGCGCTACCTCGAGCGCAACTACCTGGCGGTCGACCCGAGCGTGCGGCACTGCACCCGTTCGGTCCAGCCGGTGGTGTGGTCCGAGGCGCTGTTCTCCAGCACGCCGGCGCTGTGGGACGAGGCGCGCGAGCACGGCCTGCGCCACGGCTGGGCGCAGTCGATGCGCGATTTCACCGGCGCGCTCAGCATGTTCACGCTGGCGCGCAGCGACGGCGACCTCGGCCGGGCCGAGCTGGCGCGCAAGACGCCCGAGATGAGCTGGCTGGCGCAGGTGGCGCACACGGTGCTCAGCGCGCCGCTGAAGGAGAAGCTGGCGCCCGACAACGGCGCCAAGCTCACCTTCCGCGAAGTCGAGATCCTGCGCTGGACCGCCGACGGCAAGACCTCGGCCGACATCGCCGACATCCTCGGCCTGACCGAGCGCACGGTGAATTTCCATATCAACAACGTGGTGGCCAAGCTCGGCGCGGCGAATCGCACCGCGGCGGTGGTGCGGGCGCTGACGCTGGGGCTGCTGCTGTAG
- a CDS encoding Hpt domain-containing protein, whose product MAGEAAARARAMNADDVEFSLLPDVITEVQEHLPQLEQDLHRLVQYPDSAELLSSAFRHMHTIKGDFGYCRATPIMEFVHQLEGVLQSLRDRTFQCSALVAEALLQSMDQVPTMMMTLARTRQFDETPRGGQLRLIQLLAQAGNQAEADQAARHVLLAAHGEGLGAFELEPPPEPPPAAASVARALALGERLAAALAERRPDWHDRVAQQRALVLALNRHYPRSTDHDVLSIAVCWHDVGLLALPDELLLDFPQPGSAGWPAYAAHPERAAAWLLAVAPDCTEAARIVRQHHLGVNGKGIAAPDHPLPPHQGALMLACADLFHERVAGLTGEDYRRGVLRTLFDIGGGLDTRFDAMLINAFDAIARDLAASAG is encoded by the coding sequence ATGGCCGGCGAGGCTGCCGCCCGGGCCCGCGCGATGAACGCCGACGACGTCGAATTCTCGCTGCTGCCGGACGTGATCACGGAGGTGCAGGAGCACCTGCCGCAGCTCGAGCAGGACCTGCATCGGCTGGTGCAATACCCCGATTCGGCCGAGCTGCTGTCGAGCGCCTTCCGCCACATGCACACCATCAAGGGCGACTTCGGCTACTGCCGCGCCACCCCGATCATGGAATTCGTGCACCAGCTCGAGGGCGTGCTGCAGAGCCTGCGCGACCGCACCTTCCAGTGCTCGGCGCTGGTCGCCGAGGCGCTGCTGCAGAGCATGGACCAGGTGCCGACCATGATGATGACGCTGGCGCGCACCCGCCAGTTCGACGAGACCCCGCGCGGCGGCCAGCTGCGGCTGATCCAGCTGTTGGCGCAGGCCGGCAACCAGGCCGAGGCCGACCAGGCGGCGCGCCACGTGCTGTTGGCGGCCCACGGCGAGGGGCTCGGCGCCTTCGAACTCGAACCGCCGCCGGAGCCGCCGCCGGCGGCCGCCAGCGTGGCGCGCGCGCTGGCGCTGGGCGAACGGCTGGCCGCGGCGCTGGCCGAGCGGCGGCCGGACTGGCACGACCGGGTGGCGCAGCAGCGCGCGCTGGTGCTGGCGCTGAACCGGCACTACCCGCGGTCGACCGATCACGACGTATTGTCGATCGCGGTGTGCTGGCACGACGTCGGCCTGCTGGCGCTGCCCGACGAGCTGCTGCTGGATTTCCCCCAGCCCGGCTCGGCCGGCTGGCCGGCCTATGCCGCCCACCCGGAACGCGCGGCGGCCTGGCTGCTGGCGGTGGCGCCCGACTGCACCGAGGCGGCCCGCATCGTCCGCCAGCATCACCTGGGCGTGAACGGCAAGGGCATCGCCGCGCCCGACCATCCGCTGCCGCCGCACCAGGGCGCACTGATGCTGGCCTGCGCCGACCTGTTCCACGAGCGGGTGGCGGGCCTCACGGGCGAGGACTACCGGCGCGGCGTGCTGCGCACGCTGTTCGACATCGGCGGCGGCCTCGACACCCGCTTCGACGCCATGCTGATCAACGCTTTCGACGCGATCGCGCGCGATCTGGCGGCCTCGGCCGGCTGA
- a CDS encoding alpha/beta hydrolase yields MSWSKLPGAWRALVLALPVCLAAPQPVGAETLRERIAARLAERQTQRQGDELDGDEAGRRAELPAGVRVLRDIAYGPDRRQRFDVYLPAEARAQAGGMPVIFMVHGGAWAIGGKAMAAVVENKAARWVPAGMALVSIDYRMLPEADPVEQARDVARALAAAQARAAEWGGDPRRFVLMGHSAGAHLIALVGSDPALAAGAGPWLGSVLLDSAALDVEAIMNMRHLGLYDRAFGQDPAFWRAASPYRALARPAPPVLAVCSSRREAACPHARRYVDKATGLGMRAAVLPQDLTHRDINLQLGLPGAYTAAVEGFMASLDPALARALAVAAAPH; encoded by the coding sequence ATGTCGTGGTCGAAACTGCCGGGCGCCTGGCGCGCCCTGGTCCTGGCGCTGCCGGTCTGCCTCGCGGCGCCGCAGCCGGTCGGGGCCGAAACGCTGCGGGAACGGATCGCTGCCCGCTTGGCCGAGCGCCAAACCCAGCGCCAGGGCGACGAGCTCGACGGCGATGAGGCCGGCCGCCGCGCCGAGCTGCCGGCCGGCGTGCGGGTGTTGCGCGACATCGCCTACGGCCCCGACCGGCGCCAGCGCTTCGACGTCTACCTGCCGGCCGAAGCCCGCGCGCAGGCCGGCGGTATGCCGGTGATCTTCATGGTGCACGGCGGCGCCTGGGCGATCGGCGGCAAGGCGATGGCCGCGGTGGTGGAGAACAAGGCGGCGCGCTGGGTGCCGGCCGGCATGGCGCTGGTGTCGATCGACTACCGCATGCTGCCCGAGGCCGACCCGGTCGAGCAGGCGCGCGACGTGGCCCGCGCGCTGGCCGCGGCGCAGGCGAGGGCGGCCGAGTGGGGCGGCGATCCGCGCCGCTTCGTGCTGATGGGCCATTCGGCCGGCGCCCACCTGATCGCGCTGGTCGGCAGCGATCCGGCGCTGGCGGCCGGGGCTGGCCCCTGGCTCGGCAGCGTGCTGCTCGACAGCGCGGCGCTCGACGTCGAAGCGATTATGAACATGCGCCACCTCGGCCTCTACGACCGCGCCTTCGGCCAGGATCCGGCCTTCTGGCGCGCGGCCTCGCCCTACCGGGCGCTGGCCCGGCCGGCGCCGCCGGTCCTGGCGGTCTGTTCGAGCCGGCGCGAGGCGGCCTGCCCGCATGCGCGCCGCTACGTCGACAAGGCCACCGGGCTGGGCATGCGCGCCGCCGTGCTGCCGCAGGATCTGACCCACCGCGACATCAATCTGCAACTGGGCCTGCCGGGCGCCTACACGGCGGCGGTGGAGGGCTTCATGGCCTCGCTCGATCCCGCGCTCGCCCGCGCGCTGGCCGTGGCCGCCGCGCCGCACTGA